The Sporichthyaceae bacterium genome includes a window with the following:
- the modA gene encoding molybdate ABC transporter substrate-binding protein: MSMPPARRRTALVASVLAVSLLGTGCSLKKSSNNSAPPPAPITSVAPSDSASPTPSASSGPVTGKLTVLAAASLTDVFQQLKTVFQQQNPGVDVEFSFGGSSTLAQQIVAKAPADVFAAASPTTMKTVTDAGDAVGTPVNFVSNILEIAVPTSNPANIASLSDLAKSGVKVAVCAPAVPCGAAAQKVFTAANLTVTPATQEQDVTGVLTKVESGEVDAGLVYQTDVKRAAGKVKGIDFPEASAAVNEYPIAALTTAANPAAAAAWVAFITGAQARQILQDAGFQNP; this comes from the coding sequence ATGTCGATGCCGCCCGCCCGTCGTCGGACCGCTCTGGTCGCCTCGGTCCTTGCCGTGAGCCTTCTTGGCACCGGCTGCAGCCTGAAGAAGTCCTCCAACAACAGTGCTCCGCCGCCGGCCCCCATCACGAGCGTGGCGCCGTCGGACTCGGCGAGCCCGACGCCGTCGGCCAGCTCCGGCCCGGTCACCGGCAAGCTCACGGTGCTGGCCGCCGCGTCGCTGACCGACGTCTTCCAGCAGTTGAAGACCGTGTTCCAGCAGCAGAACCCCGGCGTGGACGTCGAGTTCAGCTTCGGCGGATCCTCCACACTGGCCCAGCAGATCGTGGCCAAGGCGCCGGCCGACGTGTTCGCGGCCGCCTCGCCGACCACGATGAAGACGGTCACCGACGCCGGTGACGCGGTCGGCACCCCGGTCAACTTCGTCAGCAACATCCTCGAGATCGCCGTGCCGACCAGCAACCCGGCCAACATCGCTTCGCTGTCCGACCTGGCCAAGTCCGGCGTCAAGGTGGCGGTGTGCGCACCGGCCGTCCCGTGCGGCGCCGCGGCCCAGAAGGTGTTCACCGCCGCCAACCTGACCGTCACCCCGGCGACCCAGGAGCAGGACGTGACCGGCGTGCTGACCAAGGTCGAGTCCGGTGAGGTCGACGCCGGCCTGGTTTACCAGACCGACGTCAAACGCGCCGCCGGCAAGGTGAAGGGCATCGACTTCCCCGAGGCCTCCGCGGCGGTCAACGAGTACCCGATCGCCGCGCTTACCACCGCGGCCAACCCCGCGGCCGCGGCCGCGTGGGTTGCCTTCATCACCGGAGCGCAGGCCCGGCAGATCCTCCAGGACGCCGGCTTCCAGAACCCGTGA
- a CDS encoding TOBE domain-containing protein yields the protein MSTFRISEVADLMGVSTDTVRRWTDGGRLPATRDHHGHRVVEGNALAEFARSMAEHPEPGRVVGASARNRLRGIVTNVVRDTVMAQVEIQAGPHRIVSLMSREAADQLDLQPGVLAVATVKATNVVVEIPETG from the coding sequence GTGAGCACGTTCCGTATCAGCGAGGTCGCCGACCTCATGGGTGTCAGCACTGACACGGTTCGCCGCTGGACCGATGGTGGGCGTCTGCCCGCCACGCGCGATCATCACGGGCACCGGGTCGTGGAAGGTAACGCCCTGGCTGAGTTTGCCCGCTCGATGGCCGAACACCCGGAACCCGGCCGGGTTGTCGGTGCCTCCGCGCGGAACCGGTTGCGCGGCATAGTCACGAACGTCGTCCGGGACACGGTGATGGCTCAGGTCGAGATCCAGGCCGGACCGCACCGGATCGTTTCGCTGATGAGCCGCGAGGCCGCAGACCAACTCGATCTCCAACCCGGCGTCCTGGCCGTCGCAACGGTGAAGGCCACCAACGTCGTGGTGGAGATCCCCGAAACCGGCTGA
- a CDS encoding ATP-binding cassette domain-containing protein has protein sequence MADLRRSGSLTGRHLDDRAALKEKVRTPTGKLEVRGASTHNLRDVEVDIPLGVLVVVTGVAGSGKSSLISGSVAGRDGVVCVDQSPIRGSRRSNPATYTGLLEPIRSAFAKANGVKPALFSANSEGACPTCNGAGVIFTDLAMMAGVAIVCEDCEGKRYRAAVLEHRLGGRDISEVLAMSVAEAGEFFRSAPARTPAAAAILDRLNEVGLRYLSLGQPLTTLSGGERQRLKLATHLGGTQRVLVLDEPTTGLHLADVAQLLDLLHRMVDSGKSVIVVEHHQAVMAHADWIIDLGPGAGHDGGRVVFSGTSAELVATRSTLTGEHLAACVAAA, from the coding sequence GTGGCCGACCTACGGCGCAGCGGATCCCTGACGGGCCGTCACCTCGACGACCGGGCCGCGCTGAAGGAGAAGGTTCGGACCCCCACCGGGAAGCTCGAGGTCCGGGGCGCGAGCACGCACAACCTGCGCGACGTCGAGGTCGACATCCCGCTGGGGGTGCTGGTGGTCGTGACCGGGGTCGCCGGGTCCGGGAAGAGTTCGCTGATCTCCGGCTCGGTCGCTGGTCGGGACGGCGTGGTCTGCGTGGACCAGAGCCCGATCCGCGGCTCGCGGCGCAGCAATCCGGCCACGTACACCGGGCTGCTAGAGCCGATCCGCAGCGCGTTCGCGAAGGCCAACGGCGTCAAGCCGGCGCTGTTCAGCGCGAACTCCGAGGGCGCGTGCCCGACGTGCAACGGTGCGGGCGTGATCTTCACCGACCTGGCGATGATGGCCGGGGTCGCCATCGTCTGCGAGGACTGCGAAGGCAAGCGGTACCGGGCGGCGGTACTGGAGCATCGCCTCGGCGGTCGCGACATCAGCGAGGTGCTCGCGATGTCCGTCGCCGAGGCCGGCGAGTTCTTCCGGTCGGCGCCGGCCCGAACCCCGGCCGCCGCCGCGATCCTCGACCGGCTGAACGAGGTGGGCCTGCGCTATCTGAGCCTGGGTCAGCCGCTGACCACGCTGTCAGGTGGGGAGCGCCAACGCCTGAAGCTGGCCACGCACCTGGGCGGCACCCAGCGGGTCCTCGTGCTGGACGAGCCGACGACCGGACTGCACCTGGCCGACGTCGCCCAACTGCTCGACCTGCTGCACCGGATGGTCGACTCCGGCAAGTCCGTGATCGTCGTCGAGCACCACCAGGCCGTGATGGCGCATGCGGACTGGATCATCGACCTCGGCCCGGGCGCCGGGCACGACGGCGGTCGGGTCGTGTTCTCCGGCACTTCGGCCGAGCTGGTGGCGACCCGCTCCACCTTGACCGGCGAGCATCTGGCGGCCTGCGTGGCGGCGGCGTAG
- the modB gene encoding molybdate ABC transporter permease subunit produces MLILPALLGLAFLIVPLLGLLSRAPWHTMPHRLTERTVREALRLSLETATLATGVALLLGVPLAVVLAYGRFPGRTLLRAVVTVPLVLPPVVGGVALLSALGRTGILGKYLYERTHYSLPFTTTAVVVAEAFVSMPFLVIAVEGALRGVDPRYAEAAATLGSRRWHTFRTVTLPLVMPGVLAGSVLCWARALGEFGATITFAGSFPGTTQTMPLAVYQALESDPAAAIVLSLVLLAVSVIVLAALRERWINPT; encoded by the coding sequence GTGCTGATCCTGCCCGCGCTGCTCGGATTGGCGTTCCTGATCGTCCCCCTTCTCGGCCTTCTCAGCCGAGCCCCGTGGCACACCATGCCGCATCGCCTGACCGAGCGGACGGTGCGTGAGGCGCTGCGACTGTCGTTGGAGACCGCGACCCTGGCGACCGGGGTCGCCCTCTTGCTCGGGGTGCCGTTGGCCGTGGTGCTGGCCTACGGCCGGTTCCCGGGCCGAACGCTGCTGCGGGCGGTGGTCACCGTCCCCCTGGTACTGCCGCCGGTGGTCGGCGGTGTCGCCCTGCTCTCCGCGCTTGGGCGGACCGGGATCCTGGGCAAGTACCTGTACGAACGCACTCACTACTCGTTGCCGTTCACCACGACCGCGGTGGTGGTGGCCGAGGCCTTCGTCTCGATGCCGTTCCTGGTGATCGCGGTGGAGGGCGCGTTGCGCGGCGTGGACCCGCGGTACGCCGAGGCCGCCGCGACCCTCGGTTCGCGTCGCTGGCACACGTTCCGGACAGTGACGCTGCCGTTGGTCATGCCCGGCGTGCTGGCCGGGTCCGTGCTGTGCTGGGCGCGGGCACTGGGCGAGTTCGGTGCCACGATCACGTTCGCCGGCAGCTTCCCGGGCACCACGCAGACCATGCCGTTGGCCGTCTACCAGGCGTTGGAGTCCGATCCGGCCGCCGCGATCGTGCTGAGCCTGGTGCTGCTCGCGGTCTCGGTGATCGTGCTGGCCGCGTTGCGCGAGCGGTGGATCAACCCGACGTGA